One Cohnella candidum genomic region harbors:
- a CDS encoding FecCD family ABC transporter permease — protein sequence MNSKLNGRSDKRTDPLAAMLIVLIGGFLLLLFGIAVSISVGAVKISLDTVWQALVHFDPGQNQHLVVKDLRLPRALAGAVTGASFSVAGAVMQGMTRNPLADSGLLGLNAGAGLVLALCLALAPGLPYSQVLALSFAGAALGAGLVYGISSMARGGMTPLRLTVAGAAVSSLLLALSEGVALLFRIGQDLAFWYAGGLAGTQWMQVRWALPCAVAGLAAAVWYAKPLTLMSMGDEVATGLGQKTGRVRAVCTLAVLVLAGTAVSLAGPVAFIGLIIPHVARILVGTDYRFVIPCSAMIGSLLMVYADIAGRMVRPPYETPIGALIAIIGVPVFLIMARTEKKVF from the coding sequence ATGAATTCGAAGCTGAATGGCCGTTCCGATAAAAGGACGGACCCTCTCGCGGCGATGTTGATCGTGCTGATCGGAGGGTTCCTGCTTCTCCTCTTCGGCATCGCCGTCTCGATCTCGGTCGGCGCCGTGAAAATTTCCCTTGATACGGTCTGGCAAGCCCTGGTTCATTTCGACCCGGGGCAGAACCAGCATCTGGTCGTCAAGGATCTGCGCCTGCCGAGAGCGCTGGCCGGCGCCGTCACCGGCGCGAGTTTCTCCGTGGCTGGCGCGGTCATGCAGGGAATGACGAGAAACCCGCTGGCCGATTCGGGATTGCTCGGCCTGAACGCCGGCGCCGGACTGGTGCTGGCTTTATGCTTGGCATTGGCTCCGGGCCTGCCGTATTCGCAGGTGCTGGCGTTGTCCTTCGCGGGCGCCGCTCTCGGGGCGGGGCTCGTATACGGAATCAGCTCCATGGCGCGCGGGGGGATGACCCCCTTGCGCCTGACGGTGGCCGGGGCTGCGGTTTCCTCGCTGCTGCTCGCGCTGAGCGAAGGCGTCGCTTTGCTGTTTCGGATCGGACAAGACCTCGCGTTCTGGTATGCGGGCGGCTTGGCCGGCACGCAGTGGATGCAGGTTCGTTGGGCGCTGCCTTGCGCCGTCGCCGGACTCGCGGCGGCGGTATGGTATGCCAAACCGCTGACGCTGATGAGCATGGGAGACGAGGTGGCGACCGGTTTGGGCCAAAAAACCGGAAGGGTAAGAGCCGTCTGCACGCTCGCCGTCCTCGTTCTGGCGGGTACGGCCGTTTCGCTCGCGGGACCGGTCGCCTTCATCGGCCTGATCATTCCGCATGTGGCCCGCATTCTTGTTGGAACCGACTATCGCTTCGTCATCCCATGCTCCGCGATGATCGGAAGCCTGCTGATGGTTTATGCCGACATCGCAGGCCGGATGGTCCGTCCGCCATATGAAACGCCGATCGGCGCCCTGATCGCGATCATCGGCGTTCCCGTTTTCCTGATCATGGCCCGGACCGAAAAGAAGGTGTTTTAA
- a CDS encoding ABC transporter ATP-binding protein, translating to MTSTNEYLLEAVNVKKYFPIKTGLFNRVVGHVKAVDDVTFGIRTGETFGLVGESGCGKSTLARVLLKLKRATDGGIRFQGRDIQQVSASDLRKLRQEMQIIFQDPYGSLNPRFLIKDVIAEPLRTHRKMTAKQVDERVVELMELVGLDVSRRNRYPHEFSGGQRQRVGIARAIALNPKFVVADEAVSALDVSVQSQVLNLLQKLQKELGLTYLFIAHGLNVVRHISDRIGVMYLGKMVEVARTEDLFARPRHPYTQVLLSAIPKPTPNRTTERIILEGDVPSPANPPSGCRFHTRCPYAQEKCRLEEPPLEPAGDDRLVACHFPL from the coding sequence ATGACTTCGACGAACGAATATTTGCTGGAAGCGGTCAACGTCAAGAAGTATTTCCCGATCAAGACCGGGTTGTTCAACCGGGTCGTCGGCCACGTGAAAGCGGTAGACGACGTCACCTTCGGCATCCGCACGGGTGAGACGTTCGGTTTGGTCGGCGAGTCCGGATGCGGCAAATCCACGCTCGCGCGAGTGCTGCTGAAGCTGAAGCGGGCGACGGACGGCGGGATCCGTTTCCAGGGCCGAGACATCCAGCAGGTAAGCGCGTCCGACCTTCGCAAGCTGCGTCAGGAGATGCAGATCATTTTCCAGGATCCGTACGGATCGCTGAATCCGCGCTTTCTCATCAAGGACGTCATCGCGGAGCCGCTTCGGACCCATCGGAAAATGACGGCCAAGCAGGTGGACGAGCGGGTCGTCGAGCTGATGGAGCTCGTCGGTCTCGACGTGTCCCGGCGCAACCGGTATCCGCATGAGTTTTCGGGCGGTCAGCGCCAGCGCGTCGGCATCGCCAGGGCGATCGCGCTCAATCCGAAATTCGTCGTGGCGGACGAAGCGGTGTCGGCGTTGGACGTGTCCGTGCAGTCGCAGGTGCTGAACCTGCTGCAGAAGCTGCAAAAGGAGCTCGGGCTGACGTATCTGTTCATCGCCCACGGCCTGAACGTCGTCCGCCACATTTCCGACCGGATCGGCGTGATGTATTTGGGCAAAATGGTGGAGGTCGCGCGCACGGAGGATTTGTTCGCGAGGCCGCGTCATCCGTACACGCAGGTGCTGCTGTCCGCGATTCCGAAGCCGACTCCGAATCGGACGACGGAACGGATCATTTTGGAGGGCGACGTGCCTTCGCCGGCCAATCCGCCTTCCGGCTGCCGGTTCCATACGCGCTGTCCGTACGCGCAGGAGAAGTGCAGGCTCGAAGAGCCCCCGCTCGAACCGGCGGGAGACGACCGGCTGGTCGCTTGCCACTTTCCTTTATAA